TGCCCAGGATGGGAATATCCCCCAAAATAGGGAATTTTCTACTGATATTCCGGCTGTTTTCCGAGAGCAACCCAGCGATGGCAAAGGTCTGGCCATCCTCAAGCTCAATATGGGTGTCGGTGCGGCGCACCCGCAGGCCTGGAACCAGATATCCGAAAATCTCTAAAGGTCTTAAGCTTTCATCAATCTCTGAGACCTCGGGGGTAACCCGCATGGCAATCTTCCTATCATTGAGTACAGTGGGGGTAAAAGACAGCCCCACGCCATATTTTTTGTATTCAATGGTTATGGTCTGGAAATGCTGCGGAACCGGGATGGGATATTCTCCGCCGGCTAAAAAAGATGCCGTCTGACCACTGGTGGTGACCAGATTAGGCTCGGCCAGGATGCGGCCCAAGCCCTTTTCCTTCAACACCGAAAAGAACGCGGTCCATAGAATGCCCCCCGCGGTCCAGCCGCCGATGGCAGTGATGTCATCACCGATTAGCTGAGTCCAGCTGGTAGCCCCAAAAGTGCGGGTTAAATCGGTGATACCGGCCAGATCGTCCAGCAAACTGACCCCAAAGTTACCACTGTGTGAAAGCCCCGAAAAATTGATGCCAATGCGTCTTCCCACATTCCGGTTGATCTCGGCCACCCGCACCGCCACCATCACCTGCTGCACCCCGCCGACATGCATCAGATTAATCACTCTTTCTTGTTTCCGGGCCTTTTCTGCGGTTTTCTGCCCTGGTCCAACCGTATCCGCTGCTGTGGCACTGGCACTGTAAACGGCGCGGACCTCGGCACCGGATGGTGGTGGTGTCCCTCCGCCTTTCTGGCCGCTTGCAAAAGCTTGAGCCAGATTCATGGCCGTCTCCTGAGCCTGGAGGCTGGAAACCTCGCCCGACAACACGATGCAATCTCCCGCCGCCTGGACCTTGATCTTTTCCTCCGGCAAGACCCGATGCAGCATCTCCTTGAGCGCGGTGACATCCGCCTCCACCATCACCGTGACCGTGGTGAATTGGGATTTCCCCCGGCCCCAGAGATTGAGATTGGTCACCCCCGGCGCCAAGCCGATAATATAGATCTCCCGTTCCGAGGTCAGAACAATATCTGCATAGGCCGGTTCCGCCACCGAAATGCGAGTGATGGCAAACGGACACCGTAACACCTTGGAGCGTCCCACCCGCAGCTGCAAGGTTTGAGTGATCTCCTGATCTTTCAGGCGCTCCAGGAGACCGGCCCCAGTGGCCGCCTCTACCATACCCAGGAAGAACAGAATTACCCCTACTACCCGGATAGCCCCTGATCTAGCCACCTTCTTCCCCCCCCCATTACCAACACCCGATTTCCTTATCGGCGCTGTAATTAGATATGTTTATCTCCCCCCCTGAGACCAGATTATTCATGCTGATAATCAATATTACCTGGATATTTAAGGTTTGGAAAATTATTGGCTTGAAACTTTAAATAATTGCCCAAACTGCTTTTCATTCCAGACTGCAAATGTTCAGGCGCTGCAACTGTTCGGGCTTGACATTATAAACCCAGTCAACGATAGATAGAAATTGAAACATTTTAGGATCAGAAATCAAACTAATGGGCATTATAGCCCCTCCTGGTTGTAGTTTCAATACAAAATTTTCATAAGTTTCTTATATACCAAAGTTTTTTCTTACCCTCCCGGGGCCACCTAGAGATTGAACGAGGACACTCGCAAGCCCTTTATGACAATTACGGCTCGACCTGACTGCAAACCCTGAGCCTGATTCCTCCTGCCCGTGGTTCGGACCAGATCCGAAGTAACCACTCCCCCGGTGGCCACCTCCGCGGTGTTGAGTTTATTGCGTAAAGCCAACCGGATCTTGCCCTGGGTGCTGGCCAGATTCAAGATTTCGGCCTGCTCCGGGGTTACCTCCAAGGTAGCCGTAGTCTGCACA
This portion of the Deltaproteobacteria bacterium genome encodes:
- a CDS encoding type II and III secretion system protein family protein; the protein is MARSGAIRVVGVILFFLGMVEAATGAGLLERLKDQEITQTLQLRVGRSKVLRCPFAITRISVAEPAYADIVLTSEREIYIIGLAPGVTNLNLWGRGKSQFTTVTVMVEADVTALKEMLHRVLPEEKIKVQAAGDCIVLSGEVSSLQAQETAMNLAQAFASGQKGGGTPPPSGAEVRAVYSASATAADTVGPGQKTAEKARKQERVINLMHVGGVQQVMVAVRVAEINRNVGRRIGINFSGLSHSGNFGVSLLDDLAGITDLTRTFGATSWTQLIGDDITAIGGWTAGGILWTAFFSVLKEKGLGRILAEPNLVTTSGQTASFLAGGEYPIPVPQHFQTITIEYKKYGVGLSFTPTVLNDRKIAMRVTPEVSEIDESLRPLEIFGYLVPGLRVRRTDTHIELEDGQTFAIAGLLSENSRNISRKFPILGDIPILGTLFRSSSFQKNESELVVLVTPHLVKPMPTKEVRLPTDSYIEPDDLEFYLLGAIEGRKKPPSPHPSPQNDLPEGFGYQSLQ